In a single window of the Gossypium hirsutum isolate 1008001.06 chromosome A13, Gossypium_hirsutum_v2.1, whole genome shotgun sequence genome:
- the LOC107922424 gene encoding lysine histidine transporter-like 6 isoform X2, producing the protein MVTITQLLTFRRYLNLPIQYFLQRMVSTSPPKEVQSIRKWAEGDPTRRAKWWYSTFHTVTAMIGAGVLSLPYAMAYLGWGPGTMVLVLSWCMTLNTMWQMIQLHECVPGTRFDRYIDLGRYAFGPKLGGWVVLPQQLIVQVGCDIVYMVTGGKCLKKFMEIACTSCTQLRQSYWILIFGGTHFFLSQLPNFNSVAAVSLAAAVMSLSYSTIAWAGSLSHGQIDGVSYDYKSTSPTDFMFRVFNALGQISFAFAGHAVALEIQATIPSTPERPSKIPMWKGALGAYFINAICYFPVAMIGYWAFGQDVDDNVLMALKKPAWLIACANLMVVVHVIGSYQVYAMPVFDLLENMMIKRLNFPPGIALRLITRSTYVAFTLFIGVTFPFFGDLLGFFGGFGFAPTSYFHNVVGDQETKKVQPQLVHQLGVHICRSVHYDGINNWRFKEYHSRCFNIQFLYMNE; encoded by the exons ATGGTGACGATAACCCAACTCCTTACATTCAGGAGATATCTCAATCTTCCAATTCAATACTTTTTGCAAAGAATGGTTTCAACATCTCCTCCAAAG GAAGTTCAATCCATCAGGAAATGGGCAGAAGGTGATCCTACTCGCAGAGCCAAATGGTGGTACTCCACTTTTCACACTGTCACGGCCATGATAGGTGCAGGTGTCCTCAGCTTGCCCTATGCCATGGCCTATCTAGGATG GGGTCCAGGAACAATGGTTCTGGTATTATCATGGTGCATGACCTTGAATACAATGTGGCAGATGATACAACTGCATGAGTGTGTCCCTGGAACTCGATTCGATCGATACATTGACCTCGGGCGATATGCTTTTGGACCGAAACTCGGAGGATGGGTAGTGTTGCCTCAGCAGCTGATTGTTCAAGTTGGATGTGACATTGTGTACATGGTTACAGGAGGGAAATGCCTCAAAAAGTTCATGGAGATTGCCTGCACCAGCTGCACACAGCTCAGGCAGTCCTACTGGATCTTGATTTTTGGTGGTACCCATTTCTTCCTGTCTCAGCTTCCCAATTTCAATTCAGTTGCTGCTGTTTCATTAGCTGCAGCAGTTATGTCTCTGAGTTATTCAACCATAGCCTGGGCAGGTTCCTTGAGTCACGGTCAGATCGATGGTGTGAGCTATGATTATAAGAGCACAAGTCCGACTGACTTCATGTTTCGAGTGTTCAATGCACTAGGCCAAATTTCATTTGCATTTGCTGGTCATGCAGTTGCCCTTGAAATTCAGGCCACAATTCCATCAACCCCAGAAAGGCCTTCGAAAATACCGATGTGGAAAGGTGCACTCGGAGCCTATTTCATAAATGCCATATGCTACTTTCCAGTAGCCATGATAGGATACTGGGCATTCGGTCAAGATGTCGATGATAATGTACTTATGGCACTCAAGAAACCTGCATGGCTCATAGCCTGTGCTAACTTGATGGTGGTTGTTCATGTCATTGGAAGCTACCAGGTTTATGCTATGCCTGTGTTTGACCTGCTGGAGAACATGATGATCAAAAGGCTCAACTTCCCACCAGGGATTGCTCTCAGGCTCATAACTCGATCTACTTATGTAG CATTTACCCTGTTCATAGGAGTCACTTTCCCTTTCTTTGGAGATCTTCTGGGTTTCTTTGGTGGATTTGGCTTTGCTCCCACTTCATATTTT CATAATGTGGTTGGTGATCAAGAAACCAAAAAGGTTCAGCCTCAATTGGTTCATCAATTGG GGGTGCATATTTGTAGGAGTGTTCATTATGATGGCATCAACAATTGGAGGTTTAAGGAATATCATAGCAGATGCTTCAACATACAGTTTTTATACATGAATGAATGA
- the LOC107922424 gene encoding lysine histidine transporter-like 6 isoform X3, which yields MVTITQLLTFRRYLNLPIQYFLQRMVSTSPPKEVQSIRKWAEGDPTRRAKWWYSTFHTVTAMIGAGVLSLPYAMAYLGWGPGTMVLVLSWCMTLNTMWQMIQLHECVPGTRFDRYIDLGRYAFGPKLGGWVVLPQQLIVQVGCDIVYMVTGGKCLKKFMEIACTSCTQLRQSYWILIFGAWAGSLSHGQIDGVSYDYKSTSPTDFMFRVFNALGQISFAFAGHAVALEIQATIPSTPERPSKIPMWKGALGAYFINAICYFPVAMIGYWAFGQDVDDNVLMALKKPAWLIACANLMVVVHVIGSYQVYAMPVFDLLENMMIKRLNFPPGIALRLITRSTYVAFTLFIGVTFPFFGDLLGFFGGFGFAPTSYFLPSIMWLVIKKPKRFSLNWFINWGCIFVGVFIMMASTIGGLRNIIADASTYSFYT from the exons ATGGTGACGATAACCCAACTCCTTACATTCAGGAGATATCTCAATCTTCCAATTCAATACTTTTTGCAAAGAATGGTTTCAACATCTCCTCCAAAG GAAGTTCAATCCATCAGGAAATGGGCAGAAGGTGATCCTACTCGCAGAGCCAAATGGTGGTACTCCACTTTTCACACTGTCACGGCCATGATAGGTGCAGGTGTCCTCAGCTTGCCCTATGCCATGGCCTATCTAGGATG GGGTCCAGGAACAATGGTTCTGGTATTATCATGGTGCATGACCTTGAATACAATGTGGCAGATGATACAACTGCATGAGTGTGTCCCTGGAACTCGATTCGATCGATACATTGACCTCGGGCGATATGCTTTTGGACCGAAACTCGGAGGATGGGTAGTGTTGCCTCAGCAGCTGATTGTTCAAGTTGGATGTGACATTGTGTACATGGTTACAGGAGGGAAATGCCTCAAAAAGTTCATGGAGATTGCCTGCACCAGCTGCACACAGCTCAGGCAGTCCTACTGGATCTTGATTTTTGGTG CCTGGGCAGGTTCCTTGAGTCACGGTCAGATCGATGGTGTGAGCTATGATTATAAGAGCACAAGTCCGACTGACTTCATGTTTCGAGTGTTCAATGCACTAGGCCAAATTTCATTTGCATTTGCTGGTCATGCAGTTGCCCTTGAAATTCAGGCCACAATTCCATCAACCCCAGAAAGGCCTTCGAAAATACCGATGTGGAAAGGTGCACTCGGAGCCTATTTCATAAATGCCATATGCTACTTTCCAGTAGCCATGATAGGATACTGGGCATTCGGTCAAGATGTCGATGATAATGTACTTATGGCACTCAAGAAACCTGCATGGCTCATAGCCTGTGCTAACTTGATGGTGGTTGTTCATGTCATTGGAAGCTACCAGGTTTATGCTATGCCTGTGTTTGACCTGCTGGAGAACATGATGATCAAAAGGCTCAACTTCCCACCAGGGATTGCTCTCAGGCTCATAACTCGATCTACTTATGTAG CATTTACCCTGTTCATAGGAGTCACTTTCCCTTTCTTTGGAGATCTTCTGGGTTTCTTTGGTGGATTTGGCTTTGCTCCCACTTCATATTTT CTTCCCAGCATAATGTGGTTGGTGATCAAGAAACCAAAAAGGTTCAGCCTCAATTGGTTCATCAATTGG GGGTGCATATTTGTAGGAGTGTTCATTATGATGGCATCAACAATTGGAGGTTTAAGGAATATCATAGCAGATGCTTCAACATACAGTTTTTATACATGA
- the LOC107922424 gene encoding lysine histidine transporter-like 6 isoform X4 encodes MVTITQLLTFRRYLNLPIQYFLQRMVSTSPPKEVQSIRKWAEGDPTRRAKWWYSTFHTVTAMIGAGVLSLPYAMAYLGWGPGTMVLVLSWCMTLNTMWQMIQLHECVPGTRFDRYIDLGRYAFGPKLGGWVVLPQQLIVQVGCDIVYMVTGGKCLKKFMEIACTSCTQLRQSYWILIFGGSLSHGQIDGVSYDYKSTSPTDFMFRVFNALGQISFAFAGHAVALEIQATIPSTPERPSKIPMWKGALGAYFINAICYFPVAMIGYWAFGQDVDDNVLMALKKPAWLIACANLMVVVHVIGSYQVYAMPVFDLLENMMIKRLNFPPGIALRLITRSTYVAFTLFIGVTFPFFGDLLGFFGGFGFAPTSYFLPSIMWLVIKKPKRFSLNWFINWGCIFVGVFIMMASTIGGLRNIIADASTYSFYT; translated from the exons ATGGTGACGATAACCCAACTCCTTACATTCAGGAGATATCTCAATCTTCCAATTCAATACTTTTTGCAAAGAATGGTTTCAACATCTCCTCCAAAG GAAGTTCAATCCATCAGGAAATGGGCAGAAGGTGATCCTACTCGCAGAGCCAAATGGTGGTACTCCACTTTTCACACTGTCACGGCCATGATAGGTGCAGGTGTCCTCAGCTTGCCCTATGCCATGGCCTATCTAGGATG GGGTCCAGGAACAATGGTTCTGGTATTATCATGGTGCATGACCTTGAATACAATGTGGCAGATGATACAACTGCATGAGTGTGTCCCTGGAACTCGATTCGATCGATACATTGACCTCGGGCGATATGCTTTTGGACCGAAACTCGGAGGATGGGTAGTGTTGCCTCAGCAGCTGATTGTTCAAGTTGGATGTGACATTGTGTACATGGTTACAGGAGGGAAATGCCTCAAAAAGTTCATGGAGATTGCCTGCACCAGCTGCACACAGCTCAGGCAGTCCTACTGGATCTTGATTTTTGGTG GTTCCTTGAGTCACGGTCAGATCGATGGTGTGAGCTATGATTATAAGAGCACAAGTCCGACTGACTTCATGTTTCGAGTGTTCAATGCACTAGGCCAAATTTCATTTGCATTTGCTGGTCATGCAGTTGCCCTTGAAATTCAGGCCACAATTCCATCAACCCCAGAAAGGCCTTCGAAAATACCGATGTGGAAAGGTGCACTCGGAGCCTATTTCATAAATGCCATATGCTACTTTCCAGTAGCCATGATAGGATACTGGGCATTCGGTCAAGATGTCGATGATAATGTACTTATGGCACTCAAGAAACCTGCATGGCTCATAGCCTGTGCTAACTTGATGGTGGTTGTTCATGTCATTGGAAGCTACCAGGTTTATGCTATGCCTGTGTTTGACCTGCTGGAGAACATGATGATCAAAAGGCTCAACTTCCCACCAGGGATTGCTCTCAGGCTCATAACTCGATCTACTTATGTAG CATTTACCCTGTTCATAGGAGTCACTTTCCCTTTCTTTGGAGATCTTCTGGGTTTCTTTGGTGGATTTGGCTTTGCTCCCACTTCATATTTT CTTCCCAGCATAATGTGGTTGGTGATCAAGAAACCAAAAAGGTTCAGCCTCAATTGGTTCATCAATTGG GGGTGCATATTTGTAGGAGTGTTCATTATGATGGCATCAACAATTGGAGGTTTAAGGAATATCATAGCAGATGCTTCAACATACAGTTTTTATACATGA
- the LOC107922424 gene encoding lysine histidine transporter-like 6 isoform X1, which yields MVTITQLLTFRRYLNLPIQYFLQRMVSTSPPKEVQSIRKWAEGDPTRRAKWWYSTFHTVTAMIGAGVLSLPYAMAYLGWGPGTMVLVLSWCMTLNTMWQMIQLHECVPGTRFDRYIDLGRYAFGPKLGGWVVLPQQLIVQVGCDIVYMVTGGKCLKKFMEIACTSCTQLRQSYWILIFGGTHFFLSQLPNFNSVAAVSLAAAVMSLSYSTIAWAGSLSHGQIDGVSYDYKSTSPTDFMFRVFNALGQISFAFAGHAVALEIQATIPSTPERPSKIPMWKGALGAYFINAICYFPVAMIGYWAFGQDVDDNVLMALKKPAWLIACANLMVVVHVIGSYQVYAMPVFDLLENMMIKRLNFPPGIALRLITRSTYVAFTLFIGVTFPFFGDLLGFFGGFGFAPTSYFLPSIMWLVIKKPKRFSLNWFINWGCIFVGVFIMMASTIGGLRNIIADASTYSFYT from the exons ATGGTGACGATAACCCAACTCCTTACATTCAGGAGATATCTCAATCTTCCAATTCAATACTTTTTGCAAAGAATGGTTTCAACATCTCCTCCAAAG GAAGTTCAATCCATCAGGAAATGGGCAGAAGGTGATCCTACTCGCAGAGCCAAATGGTGGTACTCCACTTTTCACACTGTCACGGCCATGATAGGTGCAGGTGTCCTCAGCTTGCCCTATGCCATGGCCTATCTAGGATG GGGTCCAGGAACAATGGTTCTGGTATTATCATGGTGCATGACCTTGAATACAATGTGGCAGATGATACAACTGCATGAGTGTGTCCCTGGAACTCGATTCGATCGATACATTGACCTCGGGCGATATGCTTTTGGACCGAAACTCGGAGGATGGGTAGTGTTGCCTCAGCAGCTGATTGTTCAAGTTGGATGTGACATTGTGTACATGGTTACAGGAGGGAAATGCCTCAAAAAGTTCATGGAGATTGCCTGCACCAGCTGCACACAGCTCAGGCAGTCCTACTGGATCTTGATTTTTGGTGGTACCCATTTCTTCCTGTCTCAGCTTCCCAATTTCAATTCAGTTGCTGCTGTTTCATTAGCTGCAGCAGTTATGTCTCTGAGTTATTCAACCATAGCCTGGGCAGGTTCCTTGAGTCACGGTCAGATCGATGGTGTGAGCTATGATTATAAGAGCACAAGTCCGACTGACTTCATGTTTCGAGTGTTCAATGCACTAGGCCAAATTTCATTTGCATTTGCTGGTCATGCAGTTGCCCTTGAAATTCAGGCCACAATTCCATCAACCCCAGAAAGGCCTTCGAAAATACCGATGTGGAAAGGTGCACTCGGAGCCTATTTCATAAATGCCATATGCTACTTTCCAGTAGCCATGATAGGATACTGGGCATTCGGTCAAGATGTCGATGATAATGTACTTATGGCACTCAAGAAACCTGCATGGCTCATAGCCTGTGCTAACTTGATGGTGGTTGTTCATGTCATTGGAAGCTACCAGGTTTATGCTATGCCTGTGTTTGACCTGCTGGAGAACATGATGATCAAAAGGCTCAACTTCCCACCAGGGATTGCTCTCAGGCTCATAACTCGATCTACTTATGTAG CATTTACCCTGTTCATAGGAGTCACTTTCCCTTTCTTTGGAGATCTTCTGGGTTTCTTTGGTGGATTTGGCTTTGCTCCCACTTCATATTTT CTTCCCAGCATAATGTGGTTGGTGATCAAGAAACCAAAAAGGTTCAGCCTCAATTGGTTCATCAATTGG GGGTGCATATTTGTAGGAGTGTTCATTATGATGGCATCAACAATTGGAGGTTTAAGGAATATCATAGCAGATGCTTCAACATACAGTTTTTATACATGA
- the LOC107932379 gene encoding ATP-dependent Clp protease adapter protein CLPS1, chloroplastic yields METAIRGRLSLSPITVFNPKPGEKRSLCRGPCINRGILMAISTTGPSKGGGILEKPVIERTTPGRESEFDLRKSRKIAPPYRVMLHNDNYNKREDVVQVLMKVIPGMTLDNAVNIMQEAHYNGLAVVIICAQADAEEHCMQLRGNGLLSSIEPASGGC; encoded by the exons ATGGAGACTGCCATACGTGGTAGATTATCTCTCTCACCAATCACCGTCTTTAATCCTAAACCAg GAGAGAAACGGTCACTGTGCAGAGGACCATGCATCAATCGTGGCATTCTCATGGCTATATCGACCACAGGACCAAGTAAAGGAGGAGGAATCTTGGAGAAGCCAGTTATAGAGAGAACCACTCCTGGTCGTGAATCTGAGTTTGATCTGAG GAAGTCAAGAAAAATAGCCCCACCTTATCGGGTCATGCTGCACAATGACAACTACAATAAACGGGAAGATGTTGTCCAAGTATTGATGAAAGTGATCCCGGGGATGACCCTAGACAATGCAGTTAATATAATGCAAGAAGCACACTACAATGGGTTGGCAGTGGTGATTATTTGTGCACAGGCTGATGCTGAAGAACACTGCATGCAGCTAAGGGGGAATGGGCTTCTGAGTTCAATTGAACCAGCAAGTGGTGGTTGCTGA